The Daphnia carinata strain CSIRO-1 chromosome 1, CSIRO_AGI_Dcar_HiC_V3, whole genome shotgun sequence sequence GCATGCCcactttgattatttattcgtatTGTCAACAACCACCAGATAATTAACGTCCCTCTCTCGCTAAATCAAATAGTTTTCCCGTTCATAGTAAAGATTACGTATCCATTCCTAGCTGAAGGCGAAATAATGCCATGTGGACTGTCTCTACTTTCAAAGTttatgtttcgttttcctgtTTATGAGAGACGTCGTTCGCGGCTGACTTGATTTTAAGTTTCTTTGGTACCGTGGGCTGCACTCTCAGAATCAGAATGTGGAAACATTGATGTATTAGACAAGCATCTTACGAAACGAAATAGAAAGTCATTGACAATAGATCCATCCACCGTAGCAGCCAACATGAAAGTTGGGTATGACGTAGCACAGTATTACGTAATTGACAACATACACTGAAGAAGCGGAGGCGGATTTAGATAGAGGCAATCCAAACACAATAAAGATATTTTCTCTCCCTCtttcgccaaaaaaagaaaaaaaatgtgacaaTGATACCTAAGAGAAATTTTATGAATAGCCAATATGATTCTCAGTAAAGTCCAATCAAAACGAACGTTCCAGCTGCTGGGCGACACCATTAAGAATGGGGGAAACGATTGTCCAGAACATTGTTAGACAGAATTCCATCTATCGTCATTTCACTGTGATCCTCAATGTCGTCGATCTCGTTTAGGACGCCCCTACTTTGAGAGTCCCATTTTGGAAAAAGTATACGGCCAGTTTACGGCTAAATAAATCCAATTGAACACGAagataaaagagaagaataaGCCGGAAATCTTGGCCGTGTCACAAGTAGCTGTTCATAACCGacgtgtttttcgtttgcgaCGAGTCGGAAAGCAAATCTTGATCAGTGCACGTCACGGTTGTTGCGCCTTTGTTGGCATTTTGGGCCTCCGGTTTTGCCAAATTGCTCGATGTCGGAGTCGGAGACGACGATAGCTGTTGATGACGTCGATTATTTCCAGGAAGCAACAGGTTATCACGATGGACTAGCGGGATCTCCGACGAGTGTTGCTGGTGGAGATTCTGGCTGGTAATGCGCTGATGGAAGATGATCAAACGCCTCGTGTTGAAGCGGATGATTCGATGTCGATGGTTATTACGATGGCGAAGGATCGGCGATGTGGCTGCCGACGACGTCCTACTCGTGTGGGCTGACCTCCCGACGTTGGGACCCAATGCGTAGCTCCTCCCTGTCAATGCGACATATCGATCGAGaacagaaaaacaagaaagaaagcgTAGAGAGTCATATGTGAGTATGTTTATAGACGCACCATATCGTAAGTGGCTTTAATTGAACAAGATAgaaatgttttgtttcctaCTAATTTGAAAGGATATCGTCAGATTAGTAACACACAGGTTaggaacagcaaaaacaaattagcGCGTTCACAGaggacgtttttgtttttgtattggTTCGAacgggaaaaggaaaacaatatGCAAATCGCAGCAAGCaacagttaaacaaaaaacattgaaaaccaAAATCCATAACAGGCCAGAATATGTAAGTGATCCTGGCATTTGGGAAAGACGTATAGCATCTACGGAACACGAGCCAGGAGACTGGCGAATCTATATCACGATTTATAAAAATGACGTAACGAGCAGCTTATGAAAAACGTCTTgttcctttagaaaaataaatttattgttcaGATTGTGTTTGTGATAACACCGTCTTAGCGGATAGTGCTTCACGACAAGGTATATATTTTCTGTAAAAAATCACAGCATTCACCAGAGCGGTCATGACAATCAACGTTGAATTCTTTTGACGTTACCCACACATTTGTACTGCAATTAATCCTATTCATCTTATTGTGAGAGGTGTGGTTCGCTTTGTATAGTCTAACTAGTTTACACTTTCTTGATTCTCTAAACTGCGCAAACGATTTAGAACTATCGAATCCAAAAATAATCAGCTCTTAATCATGTATTATTTCATAGAACAACAAGCTAAAATTTGCTATGCACAGAATAGGATGAAAGGGAATTATAGGACTGAGCAAACCACGCGAGCCGATGTGTAATCCTGGAAGTTGCACACTCTCCAATTCTTACGGAATTCGTTTTTACGAAACTACGTTCCGCCGAAATTTAATATTCCGCATaaatcggcctttttttttattatcgaaCGATTGCTCCCAAACTCGGTGCGCAGAAACACAATTCAAGCGATCCGAGAGCTTCTCGCAGCACAATTTTCTAAACTCTATTTGCCATGGGTGACGTATCGGTTTATTAGATTTTCGTGTCGGCCCAGAGCGAGTTTTCCTTGTTGTATCCGTTGCGGTTGGCGTGCCGATAATTTTGGCAATGAGTCAACGAGTTGTAAATCTCGAGCGATGGCGGTGCTGACAACGTCGTCAGCGGCAGCCAGGCGGAGTTAAAGTTCTTGCGCGCCGTAATCCAGCGGATGGCGCCAGCGCTATTGTCGCTTGGATCTGGCGAATAGTAGGACGGATGCTGATAGAGCTGATGATGGAAGTGGTTTGGATGCGTCTGTTTGTGATGCGGCTCGTGGAACTTTCCAAAAATGAGGCAACGTTGATGTCCCGTGTGCTGGATCGAATGACGCGAATTACTCTGCGACGACGAGGAATGGTCTGGTTGATGGCGGACGACTCCGCACAATCCATTGGGATGGCCGATTTGTCCACTGTGGCTCTGTCGTGACCGCAGACCATGATGAATCATAATCGGACCTGGATTTAGACATACAACAAGGGGACGCACAAGAATTCGTCACCACGCCCATAATTGTCTTCAATGAATTTCATATAATTcataacgaaaagaaaagcgtaCCGAGGCAGCCATCTATTAGCACTACTGAATCCATTACGCATTTTCTCTCACTATTTCATGTATACAAATAAGCTGCCAATTAACTGAATAATAACGCCGACATTGTTACCAAGACAATAAGAAATTATATGTAAGTTTTGTACACTCTGTTCAGCAAAGCCTGCATGTGGAAATATTCATTAATGCTGCCAATGGCTGTTGCATATTTTTCCTAGCCGTGgaacaaatattttcattatCGCATAGGTTTGGTACGTTGAAGATCTTATGCTGGTAGACCTACATATGTCGATCGCATCTACCACAGGTATCCAACTACAGGAATAAAAAAGCATATGACTCATAAcgtaaaagaattttctttcagTAGAAATCAACATTTTCTAGTCATCAAAATGGGGCTGGAAATTCTAACAGACGATCGATGCGCTATAAAGTCATcagaattttaaaatgctgAACGAATTTATATTCTCCTTAAGTCTCCCCATAGGGATTTATATTCATTTCCATATGAATCTTATTAATACTTCCTAAATCGATACACAAGCGCCAGCAAAGCCCAAAGGTTTGATAATTCAAAACACTCAaaggatttcttttaaatttcaatacaACAGCGTCGAGAAATACGGCTGGCTTAATCCATTGCTGAGATAacgtggcaaaaaaaaaaaaaatagtcgaaTCTATTCACATTATGTGTCAGTCAACAAGAACAAGGTATAAGGAAGCAGTTGTTACGAAATgcctttttgattttgtcgatgaaagaaaaagactttttGTAAATGTTGGACCTATACATAACGATCTCTTCCTGTCGCcttgatttccctttttattatttttttttaattccacgTCAAAGACTCGTGAACTGCTACAGCTATATAACTTTCAATGGGGCCAATAAGATCCGGCCGATCCTATTTTCCTCGTGACAAGAGTTTGCACGTAAAAGGGAAACCTCTCACACAAAAGCATCAGAGAGAAATGTTTTGGCTTTTCGCGTCTAATTAAGTAGCTCCTAGACCAACGAAGAGTGTAGAAGAGACGGAACAAAGAGTTGTAGGTCACGATCTATACGTAATATCCAAAGAACGCGTGCAAGTTGTACCGAACTTTTCCTGTAAAAGAGTTTTGCGCCCGAAAATAATACCGCCCCCAAGCGTCCAACTTTTTTGGTCTCAACGGTTGAAGCCATTACATAAGATCAGAAAGCAGAATGTTCCTTAAGCAAAATGTTTAGCACAACATACTTGGGGATGTACACTCATAGCCTAGATCAAGATCAAAGCTGGTTTCGATCGAGCCAAAGTACGTCAACAAAGATGTATCCTGTTAGCTATGCTAGACCTCCCACTCTATATATAGACAAGCTGTCTGGCGCAAACACCTTTTTAATCTACAGTTTGTTTATTTCGTTGTTGTCGAATGCATGAGAGAATGTAATAGTGCCATTGGCCAGCGGCTGCAAAAAATCCCTAGTTTCGAACTAAAAATagtttaaaacaatttcagcATTGGGATTAGATCGCAGCAGCTGATTCGATTGTTATGGACGAGTTGATACGGCTTGGCATTTTAATGGAAATTCTGGCAAACGTCCCTCTTTCTTGGTAGCGTGAAAAACTTGCACGCCCACGGTCTGACGCCGCACATTGCTGGCGTGACGAAGCCCACATCACACTAATTCTTTTGCATATTTCCAACGCACCCGCAAATGTTCGCCGTCCAATCTGATTGACtcttaaatgtttttcattgatttttcaCGGGATTCCATAGCGAGGTAACCAGGTTGGCTTCTAAATAATCAAAACTAAACGCAACATCAACCAAATGTCTAACGGGAATTCGACGGGCATCCTAGCGTGATTcgatgaacaaaacaaaaaagggaaagcgTTTCGCATAGAAATGCAAGCTCAGAGAAGAGCGAGCTGCAGCTAGACAcggaggggggggaggttgTCGTTTAATCGATTAAAAATCAATTTGGCTTTGTAAAAGTTATGGGCTACTTGTACACGTATCTTTGTAGTATATCTAtccatttaaaacaaacactAGCTATACCCAGAATAATAGTTGCTAGGGACATTACGGGAGAATCCGGCAACCAATACACTAATGTCCAACAGCCTACAGAAATCCAATTAAgtaaagtgaaaaatttctttcagtCTAACAGCcggaaaattcaaaatgaaaaatcgccGCTGTGTATTAGTGGGACGGGAAGTCATCAGTCACGTGACAAACGATGGGTAGCCTACAGCCATCGACCATTGATCACATAGAGCTCTATATAGAAATAGAACTATTTGTTAGCCTATACACAAAGAGAGGTAGAGCAGAGCGGATCCGCACAGGTAAATATCCAAGGCAAACAAGAGCTACACAACAGCATCGGCACACcaacaacaagcaaaaaaaaaaaactaatatactgtatatacgAGAACTCTAGCAAACTGACACGAAACACAATATATAAACAGCGACTGTTGTGCGTTTCTAACCTGGCGGTAGCGATCGATCGGGACTGGAACGACGACCAGGCTGTCCGAGATGAGCTGCAGCACCCGCCAGTTCCGTCATAGTCGAGAGTCGCCGTCCGCAACATAGAAAGTGGCAGAGCACCGTCTTGAAGTACTGACGAAACCTTTTTTGTCCGGTTAATGGATTCGGGCGAGTGACGCAAATTTATCAAGCAGGATCGTACAAagaagatgagaaaaaaaaaattagaagacCTTTGTTGATTTTCGTTCGCctttgctttgaaaaaaaaaatcttaaaagtAAAGATCGAAAATTGGTAGGCAACAAGGGAAGAAACCTGGCATTCATGTAGTAGTAAACTAGCGGATTAATCATGGCATTGCTCATTGCTAGCCAGTAGAATGAAAGGAAAATGTGCTGGACGTATTTGTAGGAAATGACTTGGTGGTCGATGAACTGGTAGACAAAGTAGCCATGATAGGGAAGCCAGCAGACAGCGAAGAGCACAACAATCACCATGAACATACGCACCACCTTATTTCGATTGAAAGTCAATAATTCATTGATCAACCTTTAAGAGGAACTTGCTAGTTAACAAACGGTATAAATACGCTTGAAAACTCAATATGGATAGCTATAAATTGTATAGATCAAGACTTACTTTGCGTTTGGATTGAATGGATTCTGCTTGACGTTGGTTTAATTCTCCAATACTTTGGCTCCGCCAAAGGATGTAGCTCATTCTCGAATAGCAGACACCCATCACGCTCACCGGTATCAAGTAAGTGAGCACGGTGAAAATGATATTATATCTATATAAATGAGATATAACTATAAATCAAAATAGATCTATCAAGATTCCATCCCTATAGCAATACGTACATGAAATCCTGTTGAGAAACGGATGGCAGTCCGTCTGGCCAGACAACTATACAAACAATTCGAACTTCGCCGTTGGAATACCTGCGTGCAAACGATAGCAAATTAGAAGGTTATTCATACTCGATGGAATTCAAATGTTACTACAAAcaagttggaaaaaaatggatcaaCCCCAAAGCGTAGATCAAGCTAATAGCACTACTTCACTCACGCCAATTGCATATTTTTTCTGGGACATTTCAGTCTGGATGGCGATTGCAAACGTTTGATTTAAGCATGTACGTGGCAATTTTACGT is a genomic window containing:
- the LOC130691447 gene encoding histamine H2 receptor-like isoform X1, with the translated sequence MNLMVDGSLQRVDDHQLRSRDFLFYLLRDSTVNNAHNHGEVGNLVNVTQNLLGFLQSDVLLLNGLAPSYYGSDTSVFGGLDNVTTAWAGDYDQWYYAQSSAFVDSRTMNVSSSYSENDYDFVGTTYSNNDVSENYSSPYLMPWPQRTSWIAIFTLMLFVAIVGNTLVAWIVLAHRRMKTVTNYFLVNLSLADLTMSLFNCIFNFTFMLNSHWPFGGFYCTVNNFIANVTVAASVFTLVAISFDRYIAIVYPLRPRMSKCIARIAISLIWLASCILAVPCLLYSQTISHKYSNGEVRIVCIVVWPDGLPSVSQQDFIYNIIFTVLTYLIPVSVMGVCYSRMSYILWRSQSIGELNQRQAESIQSKRKVVRMFMVIVVLFAVCWLPYHGYFVYQFIDHQVISYKYVQHIFLSFYWLAMSNAMINPLVYYYMNARFRQYFKTVLCHFLCCGRRLSTMTELAGAAAHLGQPGRRSSPDRSLPPGPIMIHHGLRSRQSHSGQIGHPNGLCGVVRHQPDHSSSSQSNSRHSIQHTGHQRCLIFGKFHEPHHKQTHPNHFHHQLYQHPSYYSPDPSDNSAGAIRWITARKNFNSAWLPLTTLSAPPSLEIYNSLTHCQNYRHANRNGYNKENSLWADTKI
- the LOC130691447 gene encoding neuromedin-K receptor-like isoform X2, producing the protein MNLMVDGSLQRVDDHQLRSRDFLFYLLRDSTVNNAHNHGEVGNLVNVTQNLLGFLQSDVLLLNGLAPSYYGSDTSVFGGLDNVTTAWAGDYDQWYYAQSSAFVDSRTMNVSSSYSENDYDFVGTTYSNNDVSENYSSPYLMPWPQRTSWIAIFTLMLFVAIVGNTLVAWIVLAHRRMKTVTNYFLVNLSLADLTMSLFNCIFNFTFMLNSHWPFGGFYCTVNNFIANVTVAASVFTLVAISFDRYIAIVYPLRPRMSKCIARIAISLIWLASCILAVPCLLYSQTISHKYSNGEVRIVCIVVWPDGLPSVSQQDFIYNIIFTVLTYLIPVSVMGVCYSRMSYILWRSQSIGELNQRQAESIQSKRKVVRMFMVIVVLFAVCWLPYHGYFVYQFIDHQVISYKYVQHIFLSFYWLAMSNAMINPLVYYYMNARFRQYFKTVLCHFLCCGRRLSTMTELAGAAAHLGQPGRRSSPDRSLPPGRSYALGPNVGRSAHTSRTSSAATSPILRHRNNHRHRIIRFNTRRLIIFHQRITSQNLHQQHSSEIPLVHRDNLLLPGNNRRHQQLSSSPTPTSSNLAKPEAQNANKGATTVTCTDQDLLSDSSQTKNTSVMNSYL